The Botrytis cinerea B05.10 chromosome 6, complete sequence region AACATACCCTTTTGACCCCGCAAATCGAAAACTATTTGGCAATTCTCTCTTCAAGGCTCCCCAGAATTCCTCGTTCTCCGCctcttccaaattcaaaagctCATTATAATATCTCTCGAACTTTTCGTTGGATTTGGGAACTTTCTCAAAGCTGCATCGATTATCGACTTGATTATCTCTCGATCTTCCACCATTTCTACCACCTCGTCCTCCTCTGCCGCCACGACCTCTCTGTTAAATGTGAGATGTTTTGAtcatatcaattgaaaagcGGGAGTCAAAAGCTTACCTTTCCACGTTGAcccattttcaattaattggGTTGATTGAGAAATGGATTTATGGAAAATATCGAATTTGCGCAAAATCAAGCTATGTCCTTCAGTCGCAAATGATGATAAAAATTAAATGTTGGAGGGCTATCGGAACAATTGATAATCCGAAGGTCCGAGATCATGTCTCGTGACAAACCAATCATATATATGCAAACCTATTCACATAAACTACCTGGTAATATTGATAGTAGAGTCGACAGTCACTTATTAGCTAGATAGAAGGTAGATACATAAACGCCCCCCACAGCACCTGAGGCGAGACTACAATCAACCCCATATTCAACACAGGTATTCATCTGACATTCATGTATTCAGCTGCATCTAATCCGTAAGtacttcattcattcaattcatgCGTTCATCTCATTGTGCACAAGAAGAGAATCCAAAATCAAGACTAGCTCTAGATCATAATCATAACCATTGTATTACACCATGTCCACCCAGCATGGCAAAACTTACATGAATAACATGATAAGAATCTATTCAACTAGCAAAGCAGCCATGGATTTCCCTATCAAATCGCATTCTCAGCAAAGCTTTGTCACATCCCATAGAAAGAGCTAGGGAGAGGGTGATCTAGTATAGGTAAACTGAAAAGGAGATTAGCGTGCATATATGGTCAGTCGCCCCTTTCTTTCATGAGTCTAACGAGAATCATGTCCTGGACACAAGTCAGAGGATACTTGGAATACAAGTGGGAGCAGATGAGTCTCAATAAGGTCAAAGGTTTCAGGATGTTTGTATTCCACCTCTCCAGGCAACCTATAACagagatgatgttgatagtCAGCCCTTAGGCTAGCTCGGGAATGGCTAGGAAGGAACTTTGTATGAGCTTCTCAAAGGGTGAGTCTGGATTCTTAAAACTGTAGAATAGATCTTATTGAAAAGCTCTGAAACTATCAGAAATATACAGAACaagaaatttaatatcaaatttcatGTCTCAAAGTATTGCTTCCTGGAAAGCCAAAATAGACAATCTCATCCTCAGTCTTTCTTCCAGCCTATTACGCCTTCCCCAAATATGCAAATTTTTCCCAAGAAACTCCCTAGTTATTAACACCAAATCATCTACCCTCCAGCTCCATTATACGCACAATCTGTAACTGGCATAACGACCAGCAGTTTCCGACTTTCTGATAATCTTAACGACCTGCCCTCTTCTCAATCCCAAATATTTTGCAACTGGATCCGCAGCCTGAATACGTGGGAGTTGAGTATCCTTCAATCTATATCTTGACAACAACTTGGCCCTCTCTTCTCTACTTAACAAAACATGCTTGGGAACCAATTCATGATGTGTAATATTGACAAGTAAATCTTGCTCGACGAAGGTCTCGATTCTTGTCTCGGATGCGACAGCGGGAATAATCTTTTGAGCGGGACCTGATGGTGCAACAGGTGCGATGAGGATTCCGGCCGAGAAGTTATGTTGAGAAAGATGCTGGGCGAACGTTCGCATTTGTTTGATTCCAATAGAAACATCAGTGACCATGAGAAACTCAATCCAGATAGTACCGATTTCTGAGGTAGTGGGGTTTGGGTTCTCCGCTGTGGGCGCAACTGCGTATCTGGCAATCATAGCTTCACTTGGAGTTGCGGAGAAGTTCATTTGGCGACGACTAAGGAGGTTAATTGTTAGCCCATGAGTTTAGAGAAAGTATGACATGCCCGATGGAGATATAGAAGGCAGTGTGTGCTGAGAGAAAGTTGACtgagatgagaaagagaagggcGCATACTCAACACTTCCATCATTACTGGTGAACTTGCTCTTGAATGTATCAAAGCTCATGttgacttcttcttcagcGAGAAGGTAACCCCGATCCTGGACCATCTCGTGTACGGTTCGATAACATCTCCAAAGCTTTGCGGCCTCTCTATCAATTCCGTCCCGTTGCTTTTGCGCGCGATCCTCATCATCagccattttgaagatttagGTAAGAGGTAGACGAAGGAAGATTAAATTGCAGGTCCCACGGTAATCGcgtaaagaagaagaatcttgtCCAAGAAGAAGTCTCGGAATGAGTCAAGAAAAGGATTGCGGGACGTTGACGTTGATTGTAGATTGACTTGTTGATGGAAGTTCAGATTCAGTCAAGGGCCCTTTGTAAATATTTTGACGCTAGTGGCTCAAAAAAAGTTCAAGTAGAGTGCAGAGGAGAATTCCATGGGGAAGTCACATGATACGTGAGGCTGGTGGCTGGTGGCTGGCAAACACCGACTTACCGAGTCCGACTTGCCGAGTGGCTTAGCCAGTAGACTGAAGTACACTGGACAGTAGACGAACTCGGAGACATCAATAAGAGCATAAGAATAGGTCATCCAGACAATGAGACAGCTAGACAGCCAGACAGCCATACAACTATCAACCTCACCGTCACCATACTGTCCTCAACTAGTCCTATGCTTATCCGAAGGAGCTGTATAAAGGAGGGAGTAGACGGATCCATAGACAATACTAATTACTGACTAATCATTCCCCCAACATGAATTCACAGTTGATTCAATACAACATACAGCCAATACAACTAATACAGCTAATACAGCTAATACAGCCAATAGAACCCCGAGAACCAATTAAAAAGCTACCTGTCATCCCACAacttaaaaaaagaataatttactaatataaatcttcCCACAACCTTGTCAATCTAACTTATAAACTGTCTAACTTACCGGAATAACCTCTACCTCTACCTTTTTCTTATATTCATACTTGTTGTCTATAAGTACAGATATAATACCGTgtcctcttcctccaagtgacatattcttcttttcttttggtgtCAGGTTAATTGAGCATTTACTTGTTCATTACA contains the following coding sequences:
- the Bcrpb5 gene encoding Bcrpb5, which encodes MADDEDRAQKQRDGIDREAAKLWRCYRTVHEMVQDRGYLLAEEEVNMSFDTFKSKFTSNDGSVDRRQMNFSATPSEAMIARYAVAPTAENPNPTTSEIGTIWIEFLMVTDVSIGIKQMRTFAQHLSQHNFSAGILIAPVAPSGPAQKIIPAVASETRIETFVEQDLLVNITHHELVPKHVLLSREERAKLLSRYRLKDTQLPRIQAADPVAKYLGLRRGQVVKIIRKSETAGRYASYRLCV